In the genome of Paramisgurnus dabryanus chromosome 18, PD_genome_1.1, whole genome shotgun sequence, one region contains:
- the p2rx4a gene encoding P2X purinoceptor 4a isoform X1: MSNKGCCVSLAQCFFDYYTAKILVIRSRKVGTLNRFTQALVIAYVIGYVCVWKKGYQDTDTILSSVTTKVKGIAFTNTTELGERIWDVADYIIPPQVVRRYDEEEEDGSFFVLTNMIITPNQTQSKCAEIPTSASLCKSHRDCRRGFNDARGNGVQTGRCVPFSDKEKTCEVLAWCPMERTGEPPDPPLLADAENFTVLIKNSIRYPKFNFNKRNILPDINSTYLSQCVFSRETDPNCPIFRLKDIAEEAQEDFQTMAVHGGVMGVQIRWDCNLDMPESWCVPRYTFRRLDNKDPDNNVAPGYNFRFAKYYKDSDGQEVRTLIKGYGIRFDVMVFGEAGKFNIVPTLLNIGAGLALLGLVTVVCDWIVLTFMKRKQHYIEQKYTYVDDYGLLSDEEET; the protein is encoded by the exons ATGAGCAATAAAGGTTGCTGTGTTTCACTGGCGCAGTGTTTTTTCGACTACTACACGGCAAAAATATTGGTGATACGAAGTAGAAAAGTGGGAACGCTGAACAGATTCACACAAGCTTTAGTGATAGCGTATGTCATCGG GTATGTTTGCGTTTGGAAGAAAGGTTACCAGGACACGGACACAATCCTGAGCTCTGTCACGACTAAAGTAAAAGGCATTGCTTTTACAAACACCACAGAGCTGGGTGAACGGATCTGGGATGTCGCAGACTACATCATACCACCACAGGTAGTCCGTCGATATGATGAAGAGGAG GAAGATGGCTCATTCTTTGTGCTGACCAACATGATCATCACCCCTAACCAAACGCAGTCAAAATGCGCTGAG ATTCCAACCTCAGCATCACTGTGCAAATCTCACAGGGATTGCAGGAGAGGCTTCAATGATGCCCGTGGCAATG GTGTTCAGACAGGTAGATGTGTCCCTTTTTCTGACAAAGAGAAAACGTGTGAGGTGTTGGCATGGTGTCCCATGGAGAGGACTGGAGAACCTCCaga TCCACCACTCCTGGCAGATGCAGAAAACTTTACTGTGCTCATAAAGAATAGCATCCGGTATCCTAAATTTAACTTCAACAA AAGAAACATCCTACCGGATATAAACAGCACCTACCTATCGCAATGTGTATTTAGCCGTGAGACTGACCCTAACTGTCCAATCTTCAGACTTAAAGATATTGCTGAGGAGGCTCAGGAGGATTTTCAGACAATGGCAGTCCAT GGAGGAGTGATGGGTGTGCAAATCCGGTGGGATTGTAACCTTGATATGCCTGAGAGCTGGTGCGTGCCCCGCTACACTTTCCGCAGACTAGACAACAAAGATCCGGATAATAACGTGGCCCCAGGATACAACTTCAG GTTTGCTAAATATTACAAGGATAGTGATGGCCAGGAAGTCAGGACACTAATCAAGGGATATGGAATTCGTTTTGATGTCATGGTATTTGGTGAG GCAGGAAAATTCAACATAGTACCAACACTTCTGAATATTGGTGCAGGTTTGGCACTTTTAGGCCTG GTGACTGTTGTCTGTGATTGGATTGTTCTGACATTCATGAAAAGAAAGCAGCATTATATAGAGCAGAAGTATACATATGTAGATGACTATGGACTT TTATCTGATGAAGAAGAAACATAG
- the idh3b gene encoding isocitrate dehydrogenase [NAD] subunit beta, mitochondrial isoform X2, protein MMAAALRGSIITLAKGLSGARLQPLCARSLSLTGSQNVSETPPARADSTFKVTMLPGDGVGPELMTAVKEVFKAADVPVEFEEFHLSEVQNMASEEKLEEVLSSMKNNRVAIKGKIHTPMEYKGELASYEMRLRRKLDLFANVVHVNSLPGYITRHNNLDLVIIREQTEGEYSSLEHESVTGVVECLKIITREKSRRIAKFAFDYATKKGRSKVTAVHKANIMKLGDGLFLQCCAEVAELYPKIKYETIIIDNCCMQLVQNPYQFDVLVMPNLYGNIIDNLAAGLVGGAGVVPGESYSAEYAVFETGARHPFAQAVGRNIANPTAMLLSASNMLRHLNLEYHSNMVSEAVRKVIKQGKVRTSDLGGYASSEEFTSAVIANLVV, encoded by the exons ATGATGGCGGCTGCGTTGAGAGGAAGCATTATAACATTGGCCAAG GGTCTAAGCGGTGCCCGGCTGCAGCCACTGTGTGCTCGGTCTCTGAGTTTGACCGGTAGCCAGAATGTTTCAGAGACCCCGCCAGCACGTGCTGACAGCACTTTCAAAGTCACCATGCTCCCGGGAGATGGAGTCGGACCAGAACTTATGACTGCTGTCAAAGAGGTTTTCAAG GCAGCAGATGTTCCTGTGGAGTTTGAAGAGTTTCATCTAAGCGAGGTGCAGAACATGGCCAGCGAGGAGAAACTGGAAGAGGTCTTGTCCTCAATGAAGAACAACCGAGTCGCCATCAAGG GGAAAATTCACACTCCCATGGAGTACAAGGGTGAGCTGGCATCTTATGAGATGCGACTGAG GAGAAAGCTGGACTTGTTTGCCAATGTGGTCCATGTAAACAGCCTCCCGGGGTACATCACCCGACACAATAACTTGGACCTGGTTATCATCCGTGAGCAAACAGAGGGAGAATATAGCTCTCTGGAGCACGAG AGCGTTACAGGTGTGGTTGAGTGTCTGAAGATCATCACCAGAGAGAAATCCCGTCGGATTGCTAAATTTGCATTTGACTATGCCACCAAAAAAGGCAGAAGCAAGGTGACGGCTGTACACAAGGCAAACATCAT GAAACTCGGGGATGGGCTTTTTCTGCAGTGTTGCGCAGAAGTGGCCGAACTTTACCCCAAGATCAAATACGAAACCATCATCATTGACAACTGCTGTATGCAG CTTGTGCAGAATCCGTACCAGTTTGATGTGCTGGTGATGCCTAATCTCTATGGGAACATCATTGATAACCTGGCGGCTGGGCTTGTGGGCGGGGCCGGTGTAGTTCCAGGAGAGAGTTACAGCGCTGAATATGCTGTGTTTGAAACA GGCGCCAGACATCCCTTTGCTCAAGCTGTCGGCAGGAATATTGCTAACCCTACTGCTATGCTTCTCAGTGCATCCAACATGTTGAGACACCTCAA CCTCGAGTATCATTCAAACATGGTGTCTGAGGCTGTCAGGAAAGTCATTAAGCAGGGCAAG GTACGCACGTCAGATCTGGGAGGCTATGCATCAAGCGAAGAGTTTACCAGTGCTGTCATCGCTAATCTGGTTGTTTAA
- the p2rx4a gene encoding P2X purinoceptor 4a isoform X2, with product MSNKGCCVSLAQCFFDYYTAKILVIRSRKVGTLNRFTQALVIAYVIGYVCVWKKGYQDTDTILSSVTTKVKGIAFTNTTELGERIWDVADYIIPPQEDGSFFVLTNMIITPNQTQSKCAEIPTSASLCKSHRDCRRGFNDARGNGVQTGRCVPFSDKEKTCEVLAWCPMERTGEPPDPPLLADAENFTVLIKNSIRYPKFNFNKRNILPDINSTYLSQCVFSRETDPNCPIFRLKDIAEEAQEDFQTMAVHGGVMGVQIRWDCNLDMPESWCVPRYTFRRLDNKDPDNNVAPGYNFRFAKYYKDSDGQEVRTLIKGYGIRFDVMVFGEAGKFNIVPTLLNIGAGLALLGLVTVVCDWIVLTFMKRKQHYIEQKYTYVDDYGLLSDEEET from the exons ATGAGCAATAAAGGTTGCTGTGTTTCACTGGCGCAGTGTTTTTTCGACTACTACACGGCAAAAATATTGGTGATACGAAGTAGAAAAGTGGGAACGCTGAACAGATTCACACAAGCTTTAGTGATAGCGTATGTCATCGG GTATGTTTGCGTTTGGAAGAAAGGTTACCAGGACACGGACACAATCCTGAGCTCTGTCACGACTAAAGTAAAAGGCATTGCTTTTACAAACACCACAGAGCTGGGTGAACGGATCTGGGATGTCGCAGACTACATCATACCACCACAG GAAGATGGCTCATTCTTTGTGCTGACCAACATGATCATCACCCCTAACCAAACGCAGTCAAAATGCGCTGAG ATTCCAACCTCAGCATCACTGTGCAAATCTCACAGGGATTGCAGGAGAGGCTTCAATGATGCCCGTGGCAATG GTGTTCAGACAGGTAGATGTGTCCCTTTTTCTGACAAAGAGAAAACGTGTGAGGTGTTGGCATGGTGTCCCATGGAGAGGACTGGAGAACCTCCaga TCCACCACTCCTGGCAGATGCAGAAAACTTTACTGTGCTCATAAAGAATAGCATCCGGTATCCTAAATTTAACTTCAACAA AAGAAACATCCTACCGGATATAAACAGCACCTACCTATCGCAATGTGTATTTAGCCGTGAGACTGACCCTAACTGTCCAATCTTCAGACTTAAAGATATTGCTGAGGAGGCTCAGGAGGATTTTCAGACAATGGCAGTCCAT GGAGGAGTGATGGGTGTGCAAATCCGGTGGGATTGTAACCTTGATATGCCTGAGAGCTGGTGCGTGCCCCGCTACACTTTCCGCAGACTAGACAACAAAGATCCGGATAATAACGTGGCCCCAGGATACAACTTCAG GTTTGCTAAATATTACAAGGATAGTGATGGCCAGGAAGTCAGGACACTAATCAAGGGATATGGAATTCGTTTTGATGTCATGGTATTTGGTGAG GCAGGAAAATTCAACATAGTACCAACACTTCTGAATATTGGTGCAGGTTTGGCACTTTTAGGCCTG GTGACTGTTGTCTGTGATTGGATTGTTCTGACATTCATGAAAAGAAAGCAGCATTATATAGAGCAGAAGTATACATATGTAGATGACTATGGACTT TTATCTGATGAAGAAGAAACATAG
- the idh3b gene encoding isocitrate dehydrogenase [NAD] subunit beta, mitochondrial isoform X1: MMAAALRGSIITLAKGLSGARLQPLCARSLSLTGSQNVSETPPARADSTFKVTMLPGDGVGPELMTAVKEVFKAADVPVEFEEFHLSEVQNMASEEKLEEVLSSMKNNRVAIKGKIHTPMEYKGELASYEMRLRRKLDLFANVVHVNSLPGYITRHNNLDLVIIREQTEGEYSSLEHESVTGVVECLKIITREKSRRIAKFAFDYATKKGRSKVTAVHKANIMKLGDGLFLQCCAEVAELYPKIKYETIIIDNCCMQLVQNPYQFDVLVMPNLYGNIIDNLAAGLVGGAGVVPGESYSAEYAVFETGARHPFAQAVGRNIANPTAMLLSASNMLRHLNLEYHSNMVSEAVRKVIKQGKVRTRDMGSYSTTSDFVQAVVGNLRHRIV; encoded by the exons ATGATGGCGGCTGCGTTGAGAGGAAGCATTATAACATTGGCCAAG GGTCTAAGCGGTGCCCGGCTGCAGCCACTGTGTGCTCGGTCTCTGAGTTTGACCGGTAGCCAGAATGTTTCAGAGACCCCGCCAGCACGTGCTGACAGCACTTTCAAAGTCACCATGCTCCCGGGAGATGGAGTCGGACCAGAACTTATGACTGCTGTCAAAGAGGTTTTCAAG GCAGCAGATGTTCCTGTGGAGTTTGAAGAGTTTCATCTAAGCGAGGTGCAGAACATGGCCAGCGAGGAGAAACTGGAAGAGGTCTTGTCCTCAATGAAGAACAACCGAGTCGCCATCAAGG GGAAAATTCACACTCCCATGGAGTACAAGGGTGAGCTGGCATCTTATGAGATGCGACTGAG GAGAAAGCTGGACTTGTTTGCCAATGTGGTCCATGTAAACAGCCTCCCGGGGTACATCACCCGACACAATAACTTGGACCTGGTTATCATCCGTGAGCAAACAGAGGGAGAATATAGCTCTCTGGAGCACGAG AGCGTTACAGGTGTGGTTGAGTGTCTGAAGATCATCACCAGAGAGAAATCCCGTCGGATTGCTAAATTTGCATTTGACTATGCCACCAAAAAAGGCAGAAGCAAGGTGACGGCTGTACACAAGGCAAACATCAT GAAACTCGGGGATGGGCTTTTTCTGCAGTGTTGCGCAGAAGTGGCCGAACTTTACCCCAAGATCAAATACGAAACCATCATCATTGACAACTGCTGTATGCAG CTTGTGCAGAATCCGTACCAGTTTGATGTGCTGGTGATGCCTAATCTCTATGGGAACATCATTGATAACCTGGCGGCTGGGCTTGTGGGCGGGGCCGGTGTAGTTCCAGGAGAGAGTTACAGCGCTGAATATGCTGTGTTTGAAACA GGCGCCAGACATCCCTTTGCTCAAGCTGTCGGCAGGAATATTGCTAACCCTACTGCTATGCTTCTCAGTGCATCCAACATGTTGAGACACCTCAA CCTCGAGTATCATTCAAACATGGTGTCTGAGGCTGTCAGGAAAGTCATTAAGCAGGGCAAG GTGAGGACGCGAGACATGGGGAGTTACAGCACCACTAGTGATTTTGTCCAAGCGGTTGTGGGCAACCTGCGCCATCGGATTGTTTAA
- the gstt1b gene encoding glutathione S-transferase theta-1b → MGLEIYLDLLSQPCRSVYIFAKKNNIQFDFKKISLFDGEQYGEEFGKISLIRKVPAIKDGDFCLAESVAILTYLAEKFNTPDHWYPADLQKRSLVNEYLSWQHSAIRIHGSKILWLKLMIPKAMGMEVPKEKMDLAIENLDDALKVFEEKFLQDRPFIIGDQISLADLVAIVEIIQPVAAGLDVFENRPKLKAWKDRVREAIGAELFDEAHKAISACQEYVETVDPRKFEPFKPKILKYFL, encoded by the exons ATGGGATTGGAAATCTATTTAGATCTGTTATCGCAGCCTTGTCGCTCCGTTTACATCTTTGCCAAGAAAAACAACATCCAGTTCGACTTCAAGAAGATCTCGTTGTTTGACG GAGAGCAATACGGTGAGGAGTTTGGGAAAATCAGTTTAATAAGAAAAGTACCTGCAATCAAAGACGGGGACTTTTGCTTGGCTGAAAG TGTTGCTATTCTGACGTACTTGGCTGAGAAGTTTAACACTCCAGACCACTGGTACCCAGCTGACCTGCAGAAGCGTTCTCTAGTAAATGAATACCTGTCATGGCAACACTCGGCCATCCGAATACACGGATCCAAGATCCTCTGGTTGAAG CTCATGATTCCAAAAGCTATGGGAATGGAAGTTCCTAAAGAGAAGATGGATCTCGCAATAGAGAATCTTGATGATGCGCTGAAGGTTTTTGAGGAGAAGTTTCTTCAAGACAGACCATTTATTATTGGTGATCAGATCTCTTTGGCTGATCTTGTTGCTATTGTGGAAATCATACAG CCTGTAGCTGCTGGTCTGGATGTGTTTGAGAACAGGCCCAAGCTTAAGGCATGGAAGGACAGAGTCAGGGAAGCTATTGGGGCTGAGCTGTTTGATGAAGCCCACAAGGCCATCTCCGCTTGCCAGGAGTATGTGGAAACTGTGGATCCCAGGAAATTTGAGCCATTTAAACCCAAGATTTTGAAGTATTTCCTCTAA
- the ddt gene encoding D-dopachrome decarboxylase, with the protein MPFIDLETNLPANKFSEDFLKKLCSTTASALGKPEDRMNLVVKADLPMLIAGSCSPCVMLSVSAIGVTDTAEKNKEHSAKIFQFLSKELELGEDRIVIRFYPLEPWQVGKKGTVMTFL; encoded by the exons ATGCCGTTCATTGATTTAGAGACCAATTTACCAGCAAATAAGTTTTCAGAGGATTTTCTGAAAAAGCTATGCTCAACTACGGCTTCAGCATTAGGAAAACCGGAAGAC aGGATGAACTTGGTGGTTAAGGCTGACCTACCGATGCTGATCGCAGGATCGTGCTCCCCGTGTGTGATGCTGTCCGTGTCGGCCATCGGTGTGACTGACACTGCGGAGAAAAATAAGGAGCACAGCGCCAAAATCTTCCAGTTTCTGTCAAAGGAACTTGAACTTGGCGAAGATCg TATTGTTATCAGGTTCTACCCTCTGGAGCCCTGGCAGGTTGGAAAGAAGGGAACAGTGATGACCTTTCTATAA
- the chchd10 gene encoding coiled-coil-helix-coiled-coil-helix domain-containing protein 10, mitochondrial produces MARGSRSRPSPAASAPAPSYAPAHAPPPPPVAMAPAAVQPKQPGLMAQMATTAAGVAVGSAVGHVVGGALTGAFSGGSSSSEAPKPAPTYQEPSRLPSSQSGPCLFEVRQFLDCATNQADLTLCEGFNEALKQCKLSHGVSSLV; encoded by the exons ATGGCAAGAGGAAGCCGCAGTCGTCCTTCACCGGCAGCAAG TGCTCCTGCCCCATCCTATGCTCCAGCCCATGCACCACCTCCTCCTCCAGTGGCAATGGCCCCAGCCGCCGTCCAGCCCAAGCAGCCAGGCCTCATGGCGCAGATGGCCACCACAGCCGCTGGAGTGGCAGTAGGCTCAGCCGTGGGTCATGTGGTTGGCGGTGCCCTCACAGGTGCATTTAGTGGGGGCAGCAGCAGCTCAGAGGCACCTAAACCAGCACCCACATATCAG GAGCCCTCAAGACTTCCGTCCTCTCAATCTGGTCCATGTCTTTTTGAGGTGCGGCAGTTCCTGGACTGTGCCACAAATCAGGCAGATCTGACTTTGTGTGAAGGCTTCAATGAAGCACTAAAGCAGTGCAAACTCTCACATG GTGTGTCATCTCTGGTGTAA